In a single window of the Leisingera daeponensis DSM 23529 genome:
- a CDS encoding 4Fe-4S binding protein, protein MRVSRFILWLQAWLFAASALAASPLPREEISALIMPPFSLGEPVNSKGVYTLLNSGGAEAGYAFETEPLAPLPGFSGAPVNVLVLLDLNGNFLDVRLISHNEPVFVSGLGPAPFHRFFEQYPGLSVFSAITVGSPYGETDSGSSLVYLDGVSKATASVRIAHDSVMAAALAVAREKMHGVITAPPARPDPDHSEPLDWAALVDQGLATRATVSNAEVDAAFAGTLWADDDPEAQQHPEAAYLDLWIIDLGPPSIAQAALSRDGYNELQDFLAISPDDEPLLLIETGRHGLVSPEFIRNTAPDRVFATQNGLPVALRDSDLLVELSPDLPDPLHDGTAMILRADRRLGFDPAQEWTLHAQAVRAHGMFQPETGTVEFPVTHRTPERFFQRAEAPAPVPPWLEALRSRHTDLIVLALLLSALTAALLLAQGRIAARKVLTPLRLTVLAAVTLFIGWWGQGQLSIVTVLGVLRAAAEGGSFAILAYDPFSLLIWGVAILGLVLWGRALFCGWLCPFGALQEFAHHLGRKLGLPQTGLPPAWDGRLRYLKYGVLAGLVSLVFLAPAHVDTAAEVEPFKTAITTYFLREWYFTAYAVFWLAAGLVLFKPFCRYLCPLGAAMAAGGLLRRRDWIDRRGACGSPCQLCRVKCAYGAIKPSGAVRYDECFGCLDCVSIHDDPARCVPLILSARKKQPLEAAE, encoded by the coding sequence ATGCGCGTCTCCCGGTTCATACTCTGGCTTCAGGCCTGGCTGTTTGCGGCCAGCGCGCTGGCGGCGTCACCCTTGCCCCGCGAGGAGATCAGCGCCCTGATCATGCCGCCGTTCTCTCTGGGCGAACCGGTGAACAGCAAGGGTGTCTATACGCTGCTCAACTCCGGCGGGGCGGAGGCGGGCTATGCCTTTGAAACCGAGCCACTGGCCCCCCTGCCCGGATTTTCCGGCGCGCCGGTCAACGTGCTGGTACTGCTGGACCTGAATGGCAATTTTCTGGATGTCCGGCTGATCAGCCATAACGAGCCGGTCTTTGTCTCCGGGCTTGGCCCGGCCCCGTTCCACAGGTTCTTTGAGCAGTATCCCGGCCTGTCTGTCTTTTCGGCCATCACCGTCGGCAGCCCCTATGGCGAGACGGATTCCGGCTCATCGCTGGTCTATCTCGACGGGGTGAGCAAGGCGACCGCGTCGGTGCGGATCGCGCATGACTCGGTGATGGCTGCGGCGCTGGCGGTCGCGCGCGAGAAGATGCACGGCGTGATCACCGCCCCCCCGGCCCGGCCGGACCCGGACCACAGCGAGCCGCTGGACTGGGCGGCGCTGGTGGATCAGGGGCTGGCCACCCGCGCCACCGTCTCCAATGCGGAGGTAGACGCGGCGTTCGCCGGCACCCTCTGGGCCGATGACGATCCGGAGGCGCAGCAGCACCCCGAGGCAGCCTATCTGGATCTCTGGATCATCGACCTCGGGCCACCGTCAATCGCTCAGGCGGCACTGTCGCGCGACGGTTACAACGAACTGCAGGATTTTCTGGCGATCTCCCCCGATGATGAGCCGCTCTTGCTGATCGAGACCGGCCGCCATGGGCTGGTCAGCCCGGAGTTCATCCGCAACACCGCCCCGGACCGGGTGTTTGCAACGCAGAACGGACTGCCGGTGGCGCTGCGGGACAGCGACCTCCTGGTGGAGCTGTCGCCGGATCTGCCAGACCCTTTGCACGACGGCACGGCGATGATCCTGCGGGCCGACCGCCGCCTCGGCTTTGACCCGGCGCAGGAGTGGACCCTGCACGCCCAGGCGGTGCGCGCGCATGGCATGTTCCAGCCGGAAACGGGCACCGTGGAATTCCCTGTCACCCACCGGACCCCCGAACGCTTTTTCCAGCGGGCCGAGGCCCCGGCGCCCGTGCCGCCCTGGCTGGAGGCACTGCGCAGCCGCCATACGGACCTGATCGTTCTGGCCCTGCTGCTGAGCGCGCTGACCGCCGCGCTGCTGCTGGCCCAAGGCCGGATCGCCGCCCGCAAGGTGCTGACTCCGCTGCGGCTGACGGTGCTGGCGGCTGTCACCCTGTTCATCGGCTGGTGGGGCCAAGGCCAGCTGTCCATCGTCACCGTGCTGGGTGTGCTGCGCGCCGCGGCCGAGGGCGGCAGCTTTGCCATTCTCGCCTACGACCCGTTTTCGCTCCTGATCTGGGGTGTTGCCATCCTCGGGCTGGTGCTGTGGGGGCGGGCCCTGTTCTGCGGCTGGCTGTGCCCGTTCGGCGCGCTGCAGGAGTTCGCGCACCATCTGGGCCGCAAGCTGGGCCTGCCGCAAACAGGCCTTCCGCCTGCCTGGGACGGGCGGCTCAGGTATCTTAAGTACGGGGTGCTGGCGGGGCTGGTTTCGCTGGTTTTCCTGGCGCCTGCGCATGTGGACACCGCAGCCGAGGTCGAACCCTTCAAGACCGCAATCACCACCTATTTCCTGCGCGAATGGTATTTCACTGCCTATGCCGTCTTCTGGCTGGCGGCGGGGCTGGTGCTGTTCAAACCCTTCTGCCGCTATCTGTGCCCGCTGGGCGCAGCGATGGCGGCAGGCGGGCTGCTGCGGCGGCGCGACTGGATCGACCGGCGCGGCGCCTGCGGCAGCCCCTGTCAGCTGTGCCGGGTGAAATGCGCCTATGGCGCGATCAAACCATCCGGCGCGGTCCGCTATGACGAATGCTTCGGCTGCCTCGATTGCGTGTCGATCCACGACGACCCGGCCCGCTGCGTGCCGCTGATCCTGTCGGCGCGCAAGAAACAGCCGCTGGAGGCCGCGGAATGA
- the pqqA gene encoding pyrroloquinoline quinone precursor peptide PqqA → MAWSAPKLKEINCGMEINMYSPSEDDGREYEPDLF, encoded by the coding sequence ATGGCCTGGTCTGCCCCGAAACTGAAAGAAATCAACTGCGGCATGGAAATCAACATGTACTCCCCGTCCGAGGACGACGGCCGCGAATACGAACCCGATCTGTTCTGA
- the pqqB gene encoding pyrroloquinoline quinone biosynthesis protein PqqB, whose translation MRFLVLGAAAGGGLPQWNCGCRNCRDARLGRIASATQSSLAVSLDGQNWAVLNTSPDIRVQLQNCPSMHPQSLRHSPLRAVLLTNGDIDHIAGLLSLREQSPFTLFATAGLLDVLAANPVFNALPAAVGRHPVRLSEGFELLPGLQAKVFAVPGKVPLFMEGGQVQTDLMGEQTVGVRLSDGTKTAYYIPGCSGVSAELLEILADADHIFFDGTLWHDQEMIQSGTGAKTGLRMGHISISGPQGSIASLRSVDAAKTFIHINNTNPVWQPGSAERAQVLAAGWTIAADGMEIAL comes from the coding sequence ATGCGGTTTCTGGTTCTTGGTGCGGCAGCGGGCGGCGGCCTGCCCCAGTGGAATTGCGGCTGCCGGAACTGCCGGGACGCGCGTCTCGGCAGGATCGCTTCCGCCACCCAGTCGTCGCTGGCCGTGTCATTGGACGGGCAGAACTGGGCCGTTCTGAACACCTCTCCCGATATCCGTGTTCAGTTGCAGAACTGCCCGTCCATGCACCCGCAGTCGCTGCGCCACAGCCCGCTGCGCGCAGTGCTGCTGACCAATGGCGATATTGACCACATTGCGGGGCTGCTGTCGTTGCGGGAACAGTCGCCATTCACCCTGTTCGCCACGGCCGGCCTGCTGGATGTGCTGGCGGCCAACCCGGTGTTCAACGCGCTTCCGGCGGCTGTCGGCCGCCATCCGGTGCGGCTGAGCGAGGGCTTCGAGCTGCTTCCGGGCTTGCAGGCCAAGGTCTTTGCGGTGCCCGGCAAGGTGCCGCTCTTCATGGAAGGCGGGCAGGTGCAGACGGATCTGATGGGCGAGCAGACCGTCGGCGTCCGGCTGTCCGACGGCACCAAAACCGCCTATTACATCCCCGGCTGTTCCGGTGTCTCCGCAGAGCTGCTGGAGATACTGGCCGACGCTGATCACATCTTTTTTGACGGCACGCTCTGGCACGATCAGGAGATGATCCAGAGCGGGACGGGCGCCAAGACCGGCCTGCGGATGGGGCATATCTCCATCAGCGGCCCCCAAGGCTCCATCGCCAGTTTGCGGAGTGTGGATGCCGCCAAGACGTTCATTCACATCAACAACACCAACCCTGTCTGGCAGCCCGGCAGCGCCGAACGCGCGCAGGTGCTGGCCGCCGGATGGACAATTGCAGCGGATGGAATGGAGATCGCCCTATGA
- the pqqC gene encoding pyrroloquinoline-quinone synthase PqqC, with amino-acid sequence MNAQPREMPAREPLEARLRAIGAARYHDKHPFHHRLHGGECSPDEVRAWVINRWAYQAAIPMKDAAFLSRCTDPAMRRAWRSRIEDHDGGISEGGGIRRWLRLAEAVGLDPDYVASGRGVLPATQFAVDAYIRYVRDMPLLQAVASSLTELFAPSIHERRIEGLLQHYDFANAASLSYFRKRLTEAPKDVKFGLAWVLENADTPEKEGAACEALIFKTNVLWAQLDALWGAYVEPGRIPPGAWQPGEGLA; translated from the coding sequence ATGAACGCCCAACCCCGGGAAATGCCGGCCAGAGAGCCGCTTGAGGCCCGCTTGCGCGCCATCGGCGCGGCGCGCTACCACGACAAGCACCCGTTTCACCACAGGCTGCACGGCGGCGAGTGTTCGCCCGACGAGGTCCGCGCCTGGGTGATCAACCGCTGGGCCTATCAGGCGGCGATCCCGATGAAGGACGCGGCCTTTCTGTCGCGCTGCACCGATCCTGCCATGCGCCGGGCCTGGCGCAGCCGGATTGAAGACCATGACGGCGGCATCAGCGAAGGCGGCGGCATCCGCCGCTGGCTGCGGCTGGCCGAAGCGGTCGGGCTCGATCCGGACTACGTGGCCTCCGGCCGGGGCGTGCTGCCGGCCACCCAGTTCGCTGTGGACGCTTATATCCGCTACGTCCGCGACATGCCGCTGCTGCAGGCGGTGGCCTCGTCACTGACGGAACTGTTCGCCCCCTCTATCCACGAACGGCGGATCGAAGGCCTGCTTCAGCACTACGATTTCGCCAATGCTGCCAGCCTGTCCTATTTCCGCAAACGGCTGACTGAGGCGCCGAAAGATGTGAAATTCGGTCTGGCCTGGGTGCTGGAGAACGCGGACACCCCGGAAAAGGAAGGCGCCGCCTGCGAGGCGCTGATCTTCAAGACCAATGTCCTGTGGGCGCAGCTGGATGCGCTTTGGGGCGCCTATGTGGAGCCGGGGCGGATTCCGCCGGGCGCCTGGCAGCCGGGCGAGGGGCTGGCATGA
- the pqqD gene encoding pyrroloquinoline quinone biosynthesis peptide chaperone PqqD, whose protein sequence is MTLALAPTDRPYLPRGVRMITDKVRGGTVLLCPEKAIALDAIGEAILSRVDGSASFKEIVAGLAAAYDAPAEQISGDVQRFLAGLRARMYLAVNP, encoded by the coding sequence ATGACACTGGCGCTTGCCCCGACGGACCGCCCCTATCTGCCGCGCGGGGTGCGGATGATCACGGACAAGGTGCGGGGCGGCACGGTGCTGCTTTGCCCGGAAAAGGCCATTGCCTTGGATGCCATCGGCGAGGCGATCTTGTCGCGGGTGGATGGCAGCGCTTCGTTCAAGGAAATCGTTGCCGGTCTGGCGGCGGCCTATGATGCCCCGGCGGAGCAGATCTCCGGTGACGTGCAGCGCTTTCTGGCCGGGCTGCGGGCCCGCATGTATCTGGCGGTGAACCCATGA
- the pqqE gene encoding pyrroloquinoline quinone biosynthesis protein PqqE — protein sequence MTVPPPIAMLAELTHRCPLACPYCSNPQDLLGREAEMTTAEWADAFRQAAELGVLQLHLSGGEPAARPDLADLTAAAQGCGLYTNLITSGIGLTPKRLDALEAAGLDHIQLSLQGTTAELADWIGGYKGGFDRKMQIAAEIKARGIPLTLNAVMHRHNLDDLERTIEMAVEMGARRLEVACVQFHGWASRNRAQLLPTRAQAEAAKRMVAEAEQRLRGVLAFDFVPPDYYADYPKACMGGWGTAGLNIAPDGTVLPCHAAQTIPHLDFDNVRSKPLAAIWYGGAAFNAYRGTDWLPQPCRSCDRKDTDFGGCRCQALALAGDAGATDPVCRKSPRHQAVADLLEAGGDGAEEPFVYRSAAR from the coding sequence ATGACCGTGCCGCCGCCCATCGCGATGCTGGCTGAGCTGACGCACCGCTGCCCGCTGGCCTGCCCCTATTGCTCCAACCCGCAGGACCTGCTGGGCCGCGAGGCCGAGATGACCACCGCCGAATGGGCGGATGCCTTCCGCCAGGCTGCCGAGCTGGGTGTCCTGCAACTGCACCTCTCCGGCGGCGAACCCGCCGCGCGTCCCGATCTGGCGGACCTCACCGCGGCGGCACAGGGCTGCGGGCTCTATACCAACCTGATCACCAGCGGCATTGGACTGACTCCCAAGCGTCTGGATGCGCTGGAGGCGGCTGGGCTGGACCATATCCAGCTGTCGCTGCAGGGCACAACTGCGGAGCTTGCGGATTGGATCGGCGGCTACAAAGGCGGGTTTGACCGCAAGATGCAAATCGCTGCGGAGATCAAGGCCCGGGGAATTCCCCTGACACTGAACGCCGTGATGCACCGGCACAATCTGGATGATCTGGAACGCACCATAGAAATGGCTGTCGAAATGGGTGCCCGGCGGCTAGAGGTCGCCTGCGTTCAGTTCCACGGTTGGGCGTCCCGCAACCGGGCGCAGCTGCTGCCAACCCGCGCGCAGGCAGAGGCCGCCAAGCGCATGGTTGCCGAGGCAGAGCAGCGGCTGCGCGGGGTGCTGGCGTTTGATTTCGTGCCGCCCGACTACTACGCGGATTATCCCAAGGCCTGCATGGGGGGCTGGGGGACAGCCGGGCTGAACATCGCGCCGGACGGCACCGTGCTGCCCTGTCATGCGGCCCAGACCATTCCGCATCTGGACTTTGACAATGTCCGCAGCAAACCGCTCGCGGCGATCTGGTACGGCGGCGCGGCCTTCAATGCCTACCGCGGCACCGATTGGCTGCCGCAGCCCTGCCGCAGCTGCGACCGCAAGGACACCGATTTCGGCGGCTGCCGCTGCCAGGCGCTGGCCCTTGCCGGAGACGCAGGCGCAACCGATCCCGTGTGCCGCAAATCGCCCCGGCATCAGGCCGTGGCTGATCTGCTTGAAGCGGGCGGCGACGGGGCAGAAGAACCTTTTGTCTACCGCAGCGCCGCACGCTGA
- a CDS encoding cisplatin damage response ATP-dependent DNA ligase yields the protein MQSFARVLEQLAFTPSRNAKIAHLVEAFRTMPDPERGYALAAFTGDLALRNVTPSLLRGLVAEETDAELFRLSYEFVGDLAETVALIWPHSGTVADMPLTDAVEELAATAKAELPALIARRLTHMTPSQRYAYLKLATGGLRVGVSAQLARTALARFGGVEVTEIEELWHGLTPPYLPLFAWLEGGEKPVSLAAAPFRPVMLSTATNLEDLAEFAPADFTAEWKWDGIRVQAVNDSGTRRLYSRTGEDISRSFPDVIGALNFEGTLDGELLVKRGCGVAPFGDLQKRLGRKKPGKAILESHPAAFRAYDLLFWNGEDWRKRPLVQRQARLRDVVAELGDPRIDLSPPLAFSSWEDLAELRANPPDSVVEGVMIKRRGSAYIAGRKRGNWFKWKHDPMLVDAVMLYAQRGHGKRSGYYSDFTFGVWQGDQLVPVGKAYFGFTDAELKELDRFVRNNTTDRFGPVRAVKPELVLEVAFEGLNQSSRHKSGLAMRFPRINRIRTDKPASEAGTLDELKQFL from the coding sequence ATGCAGTCTTTTGCCCGCGTTCTGGAGCAGCTTGCCTTTACGCCGTCGCGCAACGCCAAGATCGCGCATCTGGTAGAAGCTTTCCGCACGATGCCGGATCCCGAACGCGGCTACGCGCTTGCCGCCTTTACGGGTGATCTTGCGCTGCGCAATGTGACGCCCTCCCTTCTGCGGGGGCTGGTGGCAGAGGAGACAGATGCCGAACTGTTCCGCCTGTCCTATGAGTTTGTCGGCGACCTGGCAGAAACCGTTGCGCTGATCTGGCCGCATTCAGGCACGGTGGCAGACATGCCCCTGACCGATGCTGTGGAGGAACTGGCCGCCACCGCAAAGGCGGAGCTGCCTGCCCTGATTGCCCGCCGCCTGACGCACATGACGCCTTCGCAGCGCTATGCCTATCTGAAACTAGCCACGGGGGGTTTGCGTGTCGGGGTGTCGGCTCAACTTGCCAGGACTGCGCTGGCCCGGTTCGGCGGCGTTGAGGTCACCGAGATCGAAGAACTTTGGCACGGGCTGACCCCGCCCTATCTGCCGCTGTTCGCCTGGCTCGAAGGCGGTGAAAAACCGGTAAGCCTTGCGGCTGCCCCCTTCCGGCCAGTGATGCTGTCGACGGCCACCAATCTGGAGGATTTGGCAGAGTTCGCACCGGCCGATTTCACAGCGGAATGGAAATGGGATGGCATTCGCGTTCAGGCGGTGAATGACAGCGGCACGCGGCGTCTCTATTCCCGCACGGGAGAGGACATTTCGCGATCATTCCCCGATGTTATCGGCGCCCTCAACTTTGAGGGCACGCTGGACGGCGAACTGCTGGTCAAGCGCGGCTGCGGCGTTGCCCCGTTTGGCGATCTGCAAAAGCGTTTGGGCCGCAAGAAGCCCGGCAAAGCTATCCTGGAAAGCCACCCTGCAGCTTTCCGTGCCTATGATCTTCTTTTTTGGAATGGCGAGGACTGGCGCAAGCGGCCGCTGGTCCAGCGGCAGGCCAGACTGCGGGATGTTGTGGCTGAACTCGGCGATCCGCGCATTGATCTCTCCCCTCCCCTTGCGTTTTCAAGCTGGGAAGACCTGGCAGAGCTTCGCGCAAACCCGCCCGACAGCGTGGTCGAAGGCGTCATGATCAAGCGCCGCGGCAGTGCCTATATTGCCGGGCGCAAACGCGGCAATTGGTTCAAATGGAAACACGACCCGATGCTGGTCGATGCCGTCATGCTGTACGCGCAGCGCGGACACGGCAAACGCTCGGGTTATTATTCGGATTTTACGTTTGGCGTGTGGCAGGGCGATCAGCTGGTGCCCGTGGGCAAGGCGTATTTCGGCTTCACCGACGCCGAACTGAAAGAGCTGGACAGGTTCGTGCGCAACAACACCACGGACCGGTTCGGGCCGGTGCGCGCGGTCAAGCCCGAGCTGGTGCTGGAGGTCGCCTTCGAAGGCTTGAACCAATCCAGCCGCCACAAAAGCGGCTTGGCGATGCGGTTTCCACGCATCAACCGGATCCGGACGGACAAGCCGGCGTCGGAAGCCGGGACGCTGGATGAGCTGAAACAGTTTTTATGA
- a CDS encoding ligase-associated DNA damage response exonuclease, producing the protein MTASRPPEQLLHPRPEGLYCPAGDFFIDPVRPVPRAMITHGHADHARAGHGTVWASPQTLDIMAIRYGEAFCDTRIPVEGQTEAGGIRVAFTPAGHVLGSCQITVEDGSTAITVSGDYARVDNPACAPFQLAPCDIFVTEATFGLPVFNHPAPLSEIEKLLRSVAAQPDRCHLVGAYALGKAQRVIALLRQAGWEQPIYIHGALQRLCDYHIEQGVDLGDLRPATTGDGKAAFKGQIILGPPSAFAATWAQRFPDPVICFASGWMQVRARARQRGVELPLILSDHADWQDLTRTIQELAPRQVWVTHGREDALVRWCELNQIAARPLRLVGYEEEAD; encoded by the coding sequence CGCCCGGAGGGGCTTTACTGCCCGGCAGGTGATTTTTTCATTGATCCGGTGCGGCCTGTGCCGCGCGCAATGATCACGCACGGCCATGCAGACCACGCGCGCGCAGGGCATGGCACGGTCTGGGCCAGCCCGCAAACGCTTGACATCATGGCGATCCGTTACGGCGAGGCGTTCTGCGATACCCGTATTCCGGTAGAAGGCCAAACGGAGGCAGGCGGCATTCGCGTAGCTTTCACGCCGGCCGGTCACGTTCTCGGGTCCTGCCAGATCACGGTGGAGGATGGCAGCACCGCCATCACCGTCTCCGGCGACTATGCGCGGGTAGACAACCCGGCCTGCGCGCCGTTTCAGCTGGCCCCCTGCGATATCTTCGTGACCGAGGCGACCTTTGGCCTGCCGGTGTTCAATCATCCCGCGCCCCTTTCCGAGATCGAAAAACTGCTGCGGTCCGTCGCCGCGCAGCCTGACCGCTGCCATCTCGTCGGGGCCTATGCCTTGGGTAAGGCTCAGCGGGTCATAGCGCTGCTGAGACAGGCAGGCTGGGAGCAGCCCATTTATATCCACGGCGCGTTGCAGCGGTTGTGCGACTACCACATCGAACAGGGTGTTGACCTCGGCGACCTGCGCCCGGCGACAACCGGTGACGGCAAGGCTGCGTTCAAGGGGCAGATCATCCTTGGCCCGCCCTCGGCGTTTGCGGCAACCTGGGCGCAGCGCTTTCCCGATCCGGTCATCTGTTTTGCAAGCGGCTGGATGCAGGTGCGTGCACGGGCCCGCCAGCGCGGTGTGGAGCTGCCGCTTATCCTCAGCGACCACGCAGACTGGCAGGATCTGACGAGGACCATCCAGGAACTGGCACCGCGACAGGTCTGGGTCACGCATGGCCGGGAGGACGCGCTGGTGCGGTGGTGCGAATTGAACCAGATCGCCGCCCGCCCGCTGCGGCTGGTCGGCTATGAGGAGGAAGCGGACTGA